Sequence from the Luteibacter aegosomaticola genome:
GACGCCACGGTGCGTTTGTGCATCCACCGGCGCAAGCGGGGGCGCGGTAGGCGCGCTTTGCGCGCCCACGGGGGTGCTGGCCAGCCCAAGGGCCAGTACGGGAATCACACTCCACCGCCACATCGTCAACACAACCCCTGCAAGATCGAACGCGAACCCCGTGCGCGCACTATAGCTAGCCGCATGCCTCATGGGGAGCGGTCTTCCGCACGCCAGTGCGGCTGGATGAAAGCGACGATAAACGCATCCAACCGCCGCGCTATCGCGTCGATCCATACAGTGTCGGTGACAGGTATTCCGGGCATGGCCGGCAGTGTGTGCCGGCCCGCGATCAAGGCGCGGTGAACGCCTCGTCAGTCCTTAGCCCACCCGGCAGAAGGCCGCCTTGAGATAGCGGTTTTCCGGGACGTTGCTGGCCACCGGGTGATCCGCGCCTGCGCCATCGACATGCAGCACCTGGATGTCGCGACCGGCGTTGAGGGCAACGCGGCGGATCATTTCAAGGAAATCATCCTCGCCCACCAGGCCGGTGCACGAACAGGTCAGCAGGATGCCGCCGGGTGCCAGTACGTCGAGCGCCGTACGGTTCATGGCGAAGTATTTCTTGAGCGCGTTCACGACCTGGTTGCGGTCGCGGGTGAGCTTGGGTGGGTCGAGCACCACGGCATCCCACGTCTCGCCGCGGGCGATCGCGGCGCGCAGCCACTCGAACACATCACCCTGCTCGAAGGTGGCCTCGACGCCGTTCATGCGGGCGTTCTCGCGGGCAACCTCAAGAATAGCGGCATCCGCATCGACGCCCGTGGCTTCGAGCGCCCCAGCCTTCATCGCGTGTACCGCGAAGCCGCCGGCGTTGCAGCACAGGTCGAGCACGCGGCGACCGCGGGCCAACTGGGCGAAACGTGCACGGTTATCGCGCTGGTCGGCAAAAAAACCGGTCTTGTGGCCGAGGCCGGGCGCGGCGTGGAAGGACAGGCCGTGCTCGTGCACGTCGACCGCGGCCGGAGCGTCGTTCGAACGGACATCGAACGATTCCTGGCGCTGCACGTGCTGCTCGGCGAACCAGTAGAGCGACGCACCCGGGAAATGCTTCTGCAGCTCCGCGTGGATGGTGTCGCGGAAGCGCCACATGCCTGCGGCGAAGTATTCCACCACCAGGTGGTTGGCATAGCGGTCGACGACCAGGCCGGAGAGGCCGTCGCCTTCGCTGTGCACGACACGCCAGGCGTCGCTCACCTCATCCAGCTTCAGCAGCTCGCGGCGCAGGCCCACGGCGCGCGTGATGCGGGCAGCGATCCAGTCGTTATCGATCGCCTCGTCCGGCGAGGTGGTGAGCAGGCGCAACGCGACGCGCGCGTGGCCGTTCCAGAAGCCGCGGCCGATGAAGCGGCCCTTGGCGTCGACGACGTCGACGACGCTGCCAGGCGGGATGCGCTCGGCCGGCTTGACGACCTGGGCGGACCACACCCACGGGTGGCCGGGCATGCGATCGGTTTTGAGCTGGATCTGGGGGATGGCAGGGGTATTCATACGGGAATGATACCGGCCCTTAGCGGCCGAAGCGCAGGATGAGCCAGGAGGCGAGCGCCAGCAGGTTGATCCCGATATGTGGTGCCGAGGGGCCGCCCAGGGCGAACAGCCAGCCGTGCTCGGCGATGGCCCAGTCGAAACCGAGGCGCGGCGAGCGCTGGATCGTCATGGAAAGGTTGGCGTAGGCGCCCGACGAGAGCGCGTAGCTGAAGAACGAGGTGGCGATCAGGGGCGCCTGGAGAAACTGCGCCCAGATCGACATCTGGGTGCCGCGTCCGTCATTGCTCGCCAGCAGCACGCCGGCAACGAGGATGAACGCGAACAGGAGCACGCCAAGCACGGTGGCGACGGCGTCCAGGCCCGACATGCGTGAGCCGAGCAGGTGATCGATCTGGCGGACCAGGCCGTAGAGGCCACCGGCGATCTCGAACACGGCGATGACGCGGGTAAAGAACGAATGCATGCGAACTCCCAGGGTGCGGACGGCGCATTATGGCGGTCCGCGGCCCCGGCTGGCCGAACGGTTCGTTCAGAGTGCGTCGGCGGCGTCGTGCAAGTCGGCGATGTGCTGCTCCCACCAGCGCGCTTCGGCGGCGAACGGGAAGGCGGCGGGGAACGCCGGATCGTGCCAGCGCTCGGCGATCCAGCCGGCGTAGTGCACCTGGCGCATGGCGCGCAGGGCAGGGACCAGGGCCAGTTCGGTGGGGTCGAAATCACGGAACTGGCCGTAGCCTTCGAGCAGGGCATCGAACATCGCGTCATCCGAGGCCAGCATCCAAAGATCCTGCACGGCGGGGCCCATGCGCGCATCGTCCAGGTCGACGAAATGCGGGCCCGCGTCCGTCCACAGCACGTTGCCTGGGTGGCAATCGCCATGCAGGCGCAGGCGATGCACGGGGCCGACCGCTTCGAAACGCAGGGAAACCGCATCGTCCACACGCATCACGGCCTGGCGGTAGGCATCGAACAGGTGCGCGGGAAGGAGATCGGAGCCGAGCGCGGCCTTCGCGGGGCCGTCGATCATCGTGGCGCGATCAAGGGTGGCACGGTGGTGGAACGGCTCACGGGCACCCGTGGCATGCATCCGGCCCAGCAAGCGTCCCAGCCACTCGAGCTGGTCGGCGGACTCCAGCGACGGGGCACGGCCACCCCGGCGCGGATAGAGCGCATAACGGAAGCCTTCGTGGCGGAGCAGGGTACGGCCGTTGAAGACGAGCGGCGCCACCATGGGAATCTCGGCCGCGGCCAGTTCCAGCGCGAACGCATGCTCCTCGCCGATCGCGGCGTCGCTCCAGCGCCCCGGACGGTAGAACTTCGCGACGACGAAGCCACCATCCTCAAGGCCCACCTGGAATACGCGGTTCTCGTAGCTGTTCAGCGTAAGCAAGCGGCCATCGCTCCACGTGCCCACGGCATCGACGGCCGCCAGGACCACGTCGGGCGAAAGCGCGGCGTAGGGCGCGGCATGGCTCACGAGCGCAGGTTCCCCGGGGCGCCGCCGGGGGACGGGATCACGGCCATGGTCAGGCGCGAGAGGCACACCAGCTTGCCGCCTTCTTCTTCGATGCGGATTTCCCAGACCTGGGTGGTGCGGCCCAGGTGCACGGCCTTTGCCGTGCCGGTGACCAGGCCGCCGCGCACGCCGCGGATGTGGTTAGCGTTGATATCCAGCCCCACCGCGATTTCCTTCTCCACATCCAGCGTGAGCAAGGCGGCCGAGCTACCCAGCGTCTCCGCCAGGACCACGGATGCGCCGCCGTGGAGCAGGCCGAACGGCTGCTGGGTGCGGTGGTCCACCGGCATGGTGCCGCGCAGCCAGTCGTCACCGAAGGCCGTGAAGCGGATATCCAGCGTTTCCATCATGGTGTTCCGGCTCCAGCCGTTGATACGGTCCAGATCGAGGGGGTGCTTCCAGATGGCCATGACGGGCTCGTTCCGATGGGAAAGCGCTCATTGTCCTACAATGCGCCGGTGCCTAACGTAACCCTGATCGCCTCCGGCAAGCGCTTCGACGCCGCCGAGGACGAAACCATCCTCGAAGCCGCCCAGCGCGCGGGAATCGCCCTCCCGTACTCGTGCCGTGGCGGTGTGTGTGGCAGCTGCAAGGCCACCCTGGTGGAAGGCACGTGTGCCTATCCCTACAACCCGCCCGTGGGCCTCTCAGCCTCGGCGCGCGCGCACCACGGCATCCTGATGTGCCAGGCGGTGCCCTGTGGCGATATCGCCATCCAGGCGCGCGAGATCGCCTCAGTGGAAGACATCCCGCACCGGCGTGTCGAAACCGAGGTAGCCGAGCGGCGCATGCTGGCGCCGGATGTGGTGGGTGTGTGGCTGCGCCCGCTGCATGGCGACACCCTGCGTTGGCTGCCGGGCCAGTATCTCGATGTGGTGCTGCCGGATGGCAAGCATCGGCCGTTCTCGATCGCGAGCGGCCCGCGCGCCGATGGCCTGATCGAATTGCACGTGCGCCATGTGCCGGGCGGCGGCTTCACGTCATGGGTGAACGATTCGCTGAAGGTGGGCGACAGGCTTGTGATCGAAGCACCGCTGGGCACCTTCGTGCCGCGCGAGGATTCCGAACGGCCGATGCTGTTCATGGCGGGCGGTACCGGTTTTGCGCCGGTGAAAGCCGTGGTCGAGCATTTCATCGCACTAGGCACCCGGCGGCCGATGCACCTTTACTGGGGCGTGCGCTCGGTGGAAGACCTGTATCTGGCGGACCTGGCGCGTAGCTGGGTGGCCGCGGTGCCGACCATTACGTTCACGCCGGTGCTATCGGATCCGGAAGCGGCGCGCGAGGCGGGCCTGCGCGAAGGTCTGGTGCACGAGGCCTTGCTCGCGGACCATCCCGATCTGTCGGGGGTCGACCTGTACATGAGCGGGCCGCCGGCGATGATCGCCGCGGGGCGCGATCTGTTCCTGGAAGCGAAGCTTCCGGAAGACCGCCTGTTCTATGACTCGTTCGACGTGGCGCCGGATGTGCTGGCGGCCATTCTGCGCGGACGGGCGGGCATTCACGGCTTGTGACGTCGAGGGGATCGCGCGCAAGCGCGCTCCTACAACAGCCGCAGCCCGCGTCACACGCGGGTCAGTCGACATCCCATGCTGGCGTGCTCTTGGAGGAGCGCGCTCGGGCGCGACGCCGTTCGCGACGGCGCCGCACGGTCTCCAGCTCTTACTTCTTGCCCTTCGCCGTGGGCAGCTGCGCGCTCTGCCAGGCGGAGGTACCGCCATCCAGCACGTACACGCGGGTGAAACCGGCCTTGACCAGGCGGGCGGCCGGCTTGGAAAGCGTGCGGCCATCCCTGTCGATCAGCACCACGGGCAGGTCCTTCGCCTTCGCCAGATCCTTGTGCTCCGGATCGAACTGGCTCACGGCCACGTGCTTCGCGCCCGGGACATGTGCCTTCTCGAAATCGGCCGAGGCCGAAAGATCGATCATCAGCGGGTTGTCTCGGTTGATCAGCTGCGTGAGGCCCGCAGGGGTCAGGCCCTTCCATTTGCGGAAAAGGGTGCTGATTTCCGTGGCGATAAGCGCCAGCAGGATCACCACGAACAGCGCCACCCAGGCCAGGTGGTTGTGCGCGAATTCGGGCAGCTTGTGGAGTACGTCGTTCATCGAGGGCTTGCTCGTCCCGTGGGGGTAACCGGCGATTATATAGGCTTCAGTGCGGCGAGAAGTCGGGCATGCCGGTCATCAGGGTCCAGCGCGACTTGTCCTTGTCGTAGTGCCAGCGCTGGTGGTCGATGAAGCTGCGCTCGGCCTGGGTATTCACGTTCACCACGCTGATCTGGACGGTCTGGACCACTTCATCGTCGCCATCGGGGCGGGGGCCGGCGCCCTCGTCGTAGCCGGTGACCCGCAGCTGGCCGAGGCGGGCCTGCTCCAGCGAGCTCATCGGGTGCTCGGCGGCGTAATCCTTGTCGACCAGTGACTGGGCGGCAGCGTAATCACCCCAGCGGATGGCCGAGGCGTACTGGTTGAGGGTGCGCGTGAGCGAGTCACTGCGGACGTCGGAGGCACAACCGGCCAGGGCGGTAACCGTGGCAAGCAGCAGGGCGGTACGGGCGAATCGGCGCATGGCGGGTTCCAACGTGGCGTCGGGCCGCATTATGCCCGGCGTTTGGCCACGAAGCGCGCCGACAACGTGGCGGCGGGTTTGTCACCGGTGCCAGGCACGGTGCAGACCAGGTCGCCACGAGCTCTGCCACGGGCATCCAGCGTCCGGAAAAAAGTCGCCCAGCTGCCGCCGGGGGCCAGGGTGGCCTCCGCGTGCAGGTCGTCCCACACCGGATCCAGGTAGCGGATGGACGAATCGGCGACAAACAGGTCGCAATCGTCACCGCGACGGCGCAGGTTGGCCTCGACCAGCGCCCAGCAGGCGAGGGTCATCAGGCTGGCCAGGCTGCCGCCGAAGGCACAGCCCTTGTCGTTGATGTTGGGCTGCAACGGAGCGGTCATCACCAGGCGCTCGCCATCACATCCGGGGATACGGATCTCCATGGCCTGCGCGAGGGGGATGCTGTCCAGGATGAAGCGTTCGAGGGTGGCGAAAGTGGGGTCGGGCGTGGTCATAGATTCGGGAGTCTACGGAACGCATGTAACCGTTCGCATCCGTACGGGTTGCCCCAACCTTCGGCATTGGTGGCCGGGCGCCAGCCTTCCTATCCTCGAGCGTCCCCCCGCGTCGATGCCCCTTGCAGGAAGCCTCGTGAGTCGTTCGCATCCCCTTCGAAATGTCACTGTCGTTATTACCCGTCCGGCCGGCACCGCAGGGCCGCTGGCCCGGCGCGTCCGTAAACTGGGCGGTATTCCCGTGAGCGTGCCCGGCCTGTCGCTGCGCGCGACCGAAGACGCCAGCGCGGTCGATGCCGCCTTGCGCCGCGCCCTCGAGGGCGATCTGCTGATCTTCACC
This genomic interval carries:
- a CDS encoding class I SAM-dependent rRNA methyltransferase, encoding MNTPAIPQIQLKTDRMPGHPWVWSAQVVKPAERIPPGSVVDVVDAKGRFIGRGFWNGHARVALRLLTTSPDEAIDNDWIAARITRAVGLRRELLKLDEVSDAWRVVHSEGDGLSGLVVDRYANHLVVEYFAAGMWRFRDTIHAELQKHFPGASLYWFAEQHVQRQESFDVRSNDAPAAVDVHEHGLSFHAAPGLGHKTGFFADQRDNRARFAQLARGRRVLDLCCNAGGFAVHAMKAGALEATGVDADAAILEVARENARMNGVEATFEQGDVFEWLRAAIARGETWDAVVLDPPKLTRDRNQVVNALKKYFAMNRTALDVLAPGGILLTCSCTGLVGEDDFLEMIRRVALNAGRDIQVLHVDGAGADHPVASNVPENRYLKAAFCRVG
- a CDS encoding serine/threonine protein kinase, whose product is MSHAAPYAALSPDVVLAAVDAVGTWSDGRLLTLNSYENRVFQVGLEDGGFVVAKFYRPGRWSDAAIGEEHAFALELAAAEIPMVAPLVFNGRTLLRHEGFRYALYPRRGGRAPSLESADQLEWLGRLLGRMHATGAREPFHHRATLDRATMIDGPAKAALGSDLLPAHLFDAYRQAVMRVDDAVSLRFEAVGPVHRLRLHGDCHPGNVLWTDAGPHFVDLDDARMGPAVQDLWMLASDDAMFDALLEGYGQFRDFDPTELALVPALRAMRQVHYAGWIAERWHDPAFPAAFPFAAEARWWEQHIADLHDAADAL
- a CDS encoding hotdog fold thioesterase produces the protein MAIWKHPLDLDRINGWSRNTMMETLDIRFTAFGDDWLRGTMPVDHRTQQPFGLLHGGASVVLAETLGSSAALLTLDVEKEIAVGLDINANHIRGVRGGLVTGTAKAVHLGRTTQVWEIRIEEEGGKLVCLSRLTMAVIPSPGGAPGNLRS
- a CDS encoding 2Fe-2S iron-sulfur cluster-binding protein yields the protein MPNVTLIASGKRFDAAEDETILEAAQRAGIALPYSCRGGVCGSCKATLVEGTCAYPYNPPVGLSASARAHHGILMCQAVPCGDIAIQAREIASVEDIPHRRVETEVAERRMLAPDVVGVWLRPLHGDTLRWLPGQYLDVVLPDGKHRPFSIASGPRADGLIELHVRHVPGGGFTSWVNDSLKVGDRLVIEAPLGTFVPREDSERPMLFMAGGTGFAPVKAVVEHFIALGTRRPMHLYWGVRSVEDLYLADLARSWVAAVPTITFTPVLSDPEAAREAGLREGLVHEALLADHPDLSGVDLYMSGPPAMIAAGRDLFLEAKLPEDRLFYDSFDVAPDVLAAILRGRAGIHGL
- a CDS encoding rhodanese-like domain-containing protein, translated to MNDVLHKLPEFAHNHLAWVALFVVILLALIATEISTLFRKWKGLTPAGLTQLINRDNPLMIDLSASADFEKAHVPGAKHVAVSQFDPEHKDLAKAKDLPVVLIDRDGRTLSKPAARLVKAGFTRVYVLDGGTSAWQSAQLPTAKGKK
- a CDS encoding YiiD C-terminal domain-containing protein, with the protein product MTTPDPTFATLERFILDSIPLAQAMEIRIPGCDGERLVMTAPLQPNINDKGCAFGGSLASLMTLACWALVEANLRRRGDDCDLFVADSSIRYLDPVWDDLHAEATLAPGGSWATFFRTLDARGRARGDLVCTVPGTGDKPAATLSARFVAKRRA